One Fulvia fulva chromosome 12, complete sequence genomic region harbors:
- a CDS encoding O-methyltransferase AMT9, whose product MHHRIPEAVDLKHGTSYVDIAKARNVDQSFLERMIRFCTHDLIFQELVPGHVSHTVSSAALVTDTGLRALVYLNVEDTARACTKLIEAQEKWPNSEESTHSPWNVAYDTNVHVFASRSGPNYEEWAKAFSDMMEYDNKQPLYNLRHAVEAYDWHNVDETVDIGGGTGDLGLALANAYDNLQVYAADREGTIATGTASIPSMPRLHFVACDFFAPLPKAIAHKKIYLLRRILHDWSDKFSVKIIHNLLPALKSGAKMLVMDMVLPEPGALPESLDRTIRGSDLLMKHVLNGKERSKSEWQRLFTSVDRDLVIISTARPEGSAMSLMEVGLEKGGVTGLN is encoded by the coding sequence ATGCATCACCGCATCCCGGAGGCGGTCGATCTCAAGCACGGGACATCGTATGTCGACATTGCAAAGGCACGCAACGTAGACCAATCGTTCCTTGAGCGCATGATTCGCTTCTGCACGCATGACTTGATCTTCCAGGAACTCGTCCCAGGACATGTCTCTCACACTGTGTCATCAGCAGCGCTGGTCACCGACACTGGCTTGAGAGCTCTGGTGTATTTGAACGTGGAGGACACGGCTCGCGCCTGCACAAAGCTGATCGAAGCTCAAGAGAAATGGCCAAACAGTGAAGAGTCAACTCACAGTCCGTGGAATGTCGCATACGACACTAATGTCCATGTGTTCGCAAGTCGATCTGGGCCCAACTACGAGGAATGGGCAAAGGCCTTCAGCGACATGATGGAGTACGACAACAAGCAGCCTCTGTATAACTTGAGACATGCTGTGGAAGCTTATGACTGGCATAATGTGGACGAAACGGTAGATATTGGTGGAGGGACTGGGGATCTTGGACTCGCATTGGCAAATGCTTACGACAATCTGCAAGTCTACGCTGCTGACCGAGAAGGAACAATCGCGACGGGAACGGCCTCGATCCCATCGATGCCGCGTCTCCACTTCGTGGCCTGCGACTTCTTTGCACCGCTCCCGAAAGCCATTGCCCACAAGAAAATCTATCTGCTCCGACGGATTCTGCACGATTGGTCAGACAAGTTCTCAGTCAAGATTATCCATAACCTATTGCCAGCTCTCAAGAGTGGAGCAAAGATGCTCGTCATGGACATGGTGCTACCAGAGCCTGGAGCACTGCCTGAGTCCCTGGACCGCACGATTCGTGGCTCGGACTTGCTCATGAAGCATGTTCTTAACGGCAAAGAACGCAGCAAGAGCGAATGGCAGAGGCTTTTTACCAGTGTGGACAGGGACCTGGTGATCATATCCACAGCAAGGCCTGAAGGAAGTGCTATGAGCTTGATGGAGGTTGGATTggagaagggaggtgtcACTGGGCTCAACTAG
- a CDS encoding Fe-S cluster assembly protein dre2, with translation MAPAVVIDNTPDFDSMDFEAPAVKPHATPRTLLLAPPSVASHPDTLTNVAAAYDRNATDIQMLDRLAAGLVALPAATYDVILILTDVDRTMQESERLLKRDVMGRIVQALKTGGRLQSQGGAFAGSQMTEAILAGLEKEGDSMVKADRSAAPQTVKLNFGKKKKANAAAVSGNEVEAVNTSKRKSQDISTGSGVLAQSGTNGVVQVTPAGVGFVNSMDDLDVGYDDDDDEFPDDEALASAERIDPDTLLTEQDRQRPLVIPEACKPNTKRRRACKDCTCGLAQRIEAEDKAKRQEADANLAKLTSNDLTEVDFTVQGKVGSCGNCALGDAFRCDGCPYIGLPAFKPGEEVRLLNNDVQL, from the exons ATGGCCCCCGCCGTCGTCATCGACAACACGCCCGACTTCGACAGCATGGACTTTGAAGCGCCCGCCGTCAAACCACACGCGACTCCCCGAACGCTCCTCCTCGCACCACCCTCCGTCGCATCCCACCCCGACACTCTCACCAACGTCGCAGCAGCCTACGACCGCAATGCCACAGACATCCAGATGCTCGATCGCCTCGCCGCTGGCTTGGTTGCTCTGCCTGCCGCTACCTACGATGTCATCCTGATCCTCACTGATGTCGATCGCACGATGCAAGAGAGCGAGAGGTTGCTAAAACGGGATGTCATGGGGAGGATAGTGCAGGCGCTGAAGACTGGTGGAAGATTGCAGAGTCAAGGGGGTGCGTTTGCGGGGTCGCAGATGACGGAGGCGATTTTGGCGGGGTTGGAGAAGGAGGGTGATAGTATGGTCAAGGCAGATAGGAGTGCAGCGCCGCAGACCGTGAAGTTGAATTTCGgaaagaagaagaaggcgaATGCGGCAGCTGTGTCGGGGAACGAGGTCGAGGCTGTGAATACGAGTAAGAGGAAGTCACAGGATATCTCGACTGGGAGTGGGGTGCTTGCGCAGAGTGGCACGAATGGTGTTGTGCAAGTCACACCAGCTGGCGTGGGCTTTGTAAACAGCATGGACGACTTGGACGTTGGATATGATGACGATGATGATGAGTTCCCGGATGATGAGGCATTGGCGAGTGCGGAGAGGATCGATCCGGATACCTTGTTGACGGAGCAAGACAGGCAGAGACCGCTTGTGATCC CCGAAGCATGCAAGCCTAACACGAAGAGGCGGCGCGCCTGCAAAGACTGCACTTGCGGACTGGCGCAGCGTATCGAAGCTGAGGACAAGGCTAAGCGCCAGGAGGCAGATGCCAACCTGGCAAAGCTGACTTCCAATGATCTGACCGAGGTCGACTTTACCGTGCAAGGCAAAGTTGGCTCGTGTGGCAACTGTGCTTTGGGTGATGCGTTCCGGTGCGATGGCTGCCCATATATCGGACTTCCTGCTTTCAAACCTGGCGAGGAGGTCAGGCTGTTGAACAACGATGTGCAGCTCTGA
- a CDS encoding High-affinity fructose transporter ght6 yields the protein MGILGLKGKKKTSGDVTPRQDGGPSPVRDVNEKPFGAGGHDDIEKRDMDNSKVTVFRGYTLAVAAIVSIGGFIFGYDTGQISGFLEMKDFLGRFHNRGDTDTTWAFTDAVSGTIVGLLSIGTLFGALCSAPIADRFGRKICIIFWNIIFCVGVVIQIAATDKWYQVALGRWVAGLGVGGLSVLTPMYQSESAPRQIRGSMVGTYQLFITLGIFTAYAINYGTEAKQTTTVNGQEVLVGRSPTLASSAQWRIPMGVGFIFPLCMVLGIVFLPESPRWDYRNGNIERARKSIARAYGVSENHWEVHREMKEIKEKYDAEFAGGGKHVWYEIFTGPRMAYRVMLGVTLQALQQLTGANFFFYYGTTIFQATGLDNSFVTSMILGAVNFVMTFPGLLVVEKLGRRRALMWGAGWMFTCFMVFSSVGHFSLDRATPTNTPTAGTVMIVFACLFIAGYAMTWGPVIWVVVGELFPTRYRTMCMGISSASNWIWNFLISFFSPFITSAIDFRYGYIFAACSFAAIPFVYFFLMEHQGRSLEEIDTMYITHVPPRKSSKWVAPEGEDLVTADALYLTPGARDIRKADAAGMESTQQRETIPDHAVPDVSGNEIPESSGVRGHSVTQVPQVQRY from the exons ATGGGCATACTAGGGCTCAAGGGCAAGAAGAAGACGTCTGGTGACGTTACGCCAAGGCAGGATGGAGGTCCGTCTCCAGTAAGAGATGTGAATGAGAAGCCGTTTGGGGCTGGGGGTCACGATGATATTGAGAAGAGAGATATGGACAACTCCAAGGTCACAGTCTTTCGAGGATACACACTCGCCGTCGCAGCTATTGTATCGATCGGTGGATTTATCTTTGGTTATG ACACTGGTCAGATCTCAGGCTTTTTGGAGATGAAGGACTTCCTCGGCCGTTTCCACAATCGCGGAGACACTGACACAACCTGGGCTTTCACTGATGCAGTCTCCGGAACAATCGTCGGTCTTCTCAGCATTGGTACGCTCTTTGGCGCACTGTGCTCCGCTCCAATCGCAGACAGATTCGGCCGCAAGATCTGCATCATCTTCTGGAACATCATCTTCTGCGTGGGAGTCGTCATCCAGATTGCCGCTACAGACAAATGGTACCAGGTTGCGTTAGGTCGATGGGTTGCCGGTCTGGGAGTTGGCGGTCTGTCAGTCCTGACGCCTATGTATCAGTCCGAGTCAGCGCCTCGCCAGATTCGAGGATCTATGGTCGGGACGTACCAGCTATTCATTACCCTCGGCATCTTCACCGCATACGCCATCAACTACGGCACCGAGGCCAAGCAGACAACAACCGTGAACGGACAGGAAGTCTTGGTAGGCAGATCACCAACGCTGGCAAGCTCTGCACAATGGCGCATCCCAATGGGCGTGGGCTTCATCTTCCCACTCTGCATGGTTCTCGGAATCGTGTTCCTACCGGAATCGCCTCGATGGGACTACCGCAACGGCAACATCGAGCGAGCCCGCAAATCGATTGCTCGAGCCTACGGCGTCAGCGAAAACCACTGGGAGGTCCACCGCGAGATGAAGGAAATCAAGGAGAAGTACGACGCTGAGTTCGCTGGTGGCGGCAAGCACGTTTGGTACGAGATCTTCACAGGACCACGGATGGCATACAGAGTCATGCTGGGTGTTACTCTCCAGGCTCTCCAACAG CTTACAGGAGCGAACTTTTTTTTCTACTATGGGACAACGATCTTCCAGGCCACTGGACTGGACAACAGCTTCGTCACCTCCATGATTCTGGGAGCTGTCAACTTCGTCATGACGTTTCCTGGTCTTTTGGTTGTTGAGAAGCTTGGACGACGACGTGCGCTGATGTGGGGTGCAGGCTGGATGTTCACGTGCTTCATGGTCTTCAGCTCTGTTGGTCACTTCTCGCTCGATCGTGCTACTCCAACGAACACACCAACCGCTGGAACCGTCATGATCGTCTTCGCCTGTCTCTTCATCGCAGGTTATGCCATGACTTGGGGTCCAGTTATCTGGGTCGTTGTCGGTGAGCTGTTCCCAACAAGATACCGAACCATGTGCATGGGTATCAGCTCAGCCTCCAACTGGATCTGGAACTTCCTCATCTC CTTCTTCTCCCCCTTTATCACCTCCGCCATCGACTTCCGCTACGGCTACATCTTCGCCGCATGCTCCTTCGCCGCAATCCCGTTCGTCTACTTCTTCCTCATGGAACACCAAGGTCGCTCTCTCGAGGAGATTGACACAATGTACATCACACACGTCCCACCACGCAAGAGCAGCAAATGGGTTGCACCAGAGGGTGAGGACCTTGTGACAGCCGATGCTCTCTACCTTACGCCAGGTGCACGAGATATCCGTAAGGCGGATGCGGCTGGTATGGAGAGCACACAACAGAGGGAGACGATCCCAGACCATGCGGTGCCGGATGTGTCAGGCAACGAGATACCGGAGAGTTCGGGGGTGAGGGGGCATTCGGTCACGCAAGTGCCGCAGGTGCAGCGATATTGA
- a CDS encoding Cytochrome P450 produces MAWLLSPTNLAAIALLTVICYKIWAVRNAEREVQRLEKEFGCAPPPLWAARWPMGIDLLLKALWSQFRHGKVMEFFLKVSNLSGPTHIQSFLGMRNIGTTSPKNLEAILKEQAKEFNLGFRIPQFRDLMGDGVFTQDGVEWQHSRDLLRPIFKSTRYQGFEDIRQSVESMLDKIDPTTVVDMQPLFFSLTFETTLFMLFGASAYRMISRQEGEQGAEFQNSFNTAQEYLSYRTRVGDLWWLFNGPGMWRACSTVHRFLDSAIKEALEAKYERDSEPDNARKYVFIDALIEQTKDPKVLRDQCLSLLLAGRDSTAACLVWTLRLLARHEGVLEKVRDEVVSAVGLGHDAPQPSREDLSNMPYLELVIKESLRLYPPVPVNQRAASKTTTLPEGGGPDGKSKVLVEKGASVGYLTYALHRREDLYGKDALEFKPERWQDEALKNIGCGYLPFGVGRRSCLGREFAMLEATYTVARMVQRFPFVRVAEGQTLKIGEERQLLTLALSSGEGCFLRLS; encoded by the exons ATGGCTTGGCTCCTCTCTCCCACCAATCTGGCTGCGATCGCTCTTCTGACTGTCATTTGCTATAAGATATGGGCGGTGCGCAACGCTGAAAGG GAAGTACAACGCCTAGAGAAAGAGTTTGGCTGTGCACCGCCGCCCCTTTGGGCTGCACGCTGGCCGATGGGTATTGACCTGCTACTCAAGGCACTTTGGAGCCAGTTCCGCCACGGCAAAGTAATGGAGTTCTTTCTCAAGGTGTCGAATCTTTCTGGACCAACTCATATACAAAGTTTCC TGGGCATGCGTAATATTGGCACAACTTCACCGAAGAATCTAGAAGCGATTCTGAAGGAGCAGGCGAAGG AGTTCAATCTTGGCTTTCGCATTCCCCAATTCCGCGATCTTATGGGAGATGGGGTCTTCACCCAGGACGGGGTCGAATGGCAACACTCACGCGATCTGCTCCGCCCAATCTTCAAGTCGACCCGATATCAAGGCTTTGAGGACATCCGACAGAGCGTGGAGAGCATGTTGGACAAGATTGATCCGACCACAGTCGTTGACATGCAGCCTCTGTTCTTCTCGCTCACGTTCGAAACGACACTGTTCATGCTTTTCGGGGCGAGTGCCTACAGAATGATTTCGCGGCAAGAAGGCGAGCAAGGTGCGGAATTTCAGAACTCTTTCAATACCGCACAAGAGTACCTATCATATCGTACGCGGGTCGGCGACCTTTGGTGGTTGTTCAATGGCCCTGGTATGTGGCGAGCATGCTCAACGGTCCATCGTTTTCTGGATAGCGCAATCAAAGAGGCGTTGGAAGCCAAGTACGAGCGCGATTCTGAGCCAGATAATGCAAGAAAGTATGTCTTCATCGATGCACTGATAGAGCAGACCAAAGACCCTAAGGTACTGCGAGATCAATGTTTGAGTCTCTTATTGGCCGGAAGAGATTCGACTGCGGCTTGTCTCGTTTGGACATT ACGTTTGCTGGCACGGCACGAAGGGGTCCTGGAGAAGGTTCGCGATGAGGTCGTTTCGGCAGTGGGTCTCGGGCATGACGCACCACAACCAAGCCGTGAGGACTTGAGTAACATGCCATACCTCGAGCTTGTTATCAAAGAGTCGCTGCGCTTGTATCCCCCGGTACCCGTAAACCAAAGAGCTGCATCGAAGACGACCACACTTCCGGAAGGTGGAGGCCCTGACGGGAAGTCAAAGGTTCTTGTCGAAAAAGGTGCATCCGTGGGCTACTTGACGTATGCACTGCACAGGCGAGAAGATCTCTACGGAAAAGATGCTCTGGAGTTCAAGCCCGAGCGATGGCAAGATGAGGCACTAAAGAACATCGGGTGTGGCTACTTGCCCTTCGGCGTGGGTAGAAGGTCCTGCTTGGGTCGGGAGTTTGCTATGCTGGAGGCAACTTATACGGTTGCAAGGATGGTACAACGCTTTCCCTTCGTCAGAGTAGCAGAGGGTCAGACCTTGAAGATCGGCGAGGAAAGGCAACTCTTGACACTGGCGCTCTCCAGTGGCGAGGGATGCTTTCTGCGCCTAAGCTAA
- a CDS encoding Delta-aminolevulinic acid dehydratase — translation MSFSNLVNDLSYRTTQSERQRPTSGLTDRTLSDARSNYSRARSYASTAATSVSISGDISSQLHGGYSHPLSRAWQAERQLTKSMLIYPLFITDNPDEETTIPSLPGQKRMGLKKVVPFLQPLIAKGLKSVILFGVPLAPGAKDALGTAADDPQGPVIAAIRLLRKSFPQLHITVDVCLCEYTSHGHCGILHDDGTLNNTLSVDRISDVALAYAEAGCHCVAPSDMNDGRIRAIKLKLIEAGMAHRIMLMSYSAKFSGCLYGPFRDAAGSIPSFGDRRCYQLPPGGRGLARRAIERDIKEGADVIMVKPATQYLDIIADAKEIGKNMPIAAYHVSGEYAMIHAAAKAGVFDLKTMAFEATEGILRAGANIVVSYFTPEFLDWLDN, via the coding sequence ATGTCCTTCTCCAACCTCGTCAACGACCTCTCCTACCGCACCACACAATCCGAACGCCAACGCCCTACCTCCGGCCTGACCGACCGCACCCTCTCAGACGCCCGATCGAACTACTCCCGCGCTCGCTCCTACGCCTCCACCGCCGCCACCTCCGTCTCGATCAGCGGCGACATCTCCTCACAGCTCCATGGCGGATATTCACACCCACTGTCGCGCGCGTGGCAGGCTGAGCGCCAACTCACCAAGTCAATGCTGATCTACCCGCTCTTCATCACCGACAACCCCGACGAGGAGACCACAATCCCGAGCTTGCCCGGTCAGAAGCGAATGGGCTTGAAAAAAGTCGTGCCATTCCTGCAGCCATTGATCGCCAAGGGCTTGAAAAGCGTCATCCTCTTCGGGGTACCTCTCGCACCGGGCGCGAAGGATGCTCTGGGAACAGCAGCAGACGATCCACAAGGTCCAGTTATTGCCGCCATTCGATTGCTGCGAAAGTCGTTCCCGCAGCTGCACATTACGGTGGACGTCTGTCTATGCGAGTACACAAGCCATGGGCACTGCGGAATCCTCCACGACGACGGTACTTTGAACAACACCCTCAGCGTCGACAGAATCTCAGATGTCGCGTTAGCGTATGCCGAGGCTGGATGTCACTGCGTTGCACCTAGCGATATGAACGATGGCCGAATCCGAGCAATCAAGCTGAAACTGATCGAGGCGGGCATGGCACACCGGATCATGCTCATGTCATACTCCGCCAAGTTCAGCGGCTGCTTGTATGGACCTTTCAGAGATGCTGCGGGATCTATCCCCAGCTTTGGAGACAGGAGATGCTATCAGCTACCACCCGGCGGACGCGGTCTGGCGAGACGGGCCATCGAGAGAGATATCAAAGAAGGCGCGGACGTCATCATGGTCAAGCCGGCGACTCAATACCTCGACATCATCGCAGATGCAAAAGAGATTGGAAAGAACATGCCAATCGCGGCATACCATGTCAGTGGAGAATATGCCATGATTCACGCTGCGGCAAAAGCTGGTGTGTTCGACCTGAAGACCATGGCATTTGAGGCTACTGAAGGCATACTAAGAGCTGGTGCGAACATTGTGGTCTCATACTTTACGCCAGAGTTTTTGGACTGGCTGGACAACTAG
- a CDS encoding SUMO-conjugating enzyme ubc9, with translation MSLTVARLQEERKQWRKDHPFGFVARPVKSSQGALDLKKWDCAIPGKDKTIWEGGLFKLEVQFPDEFPTKPPKCKFVPPLFHPNVYPSGTVCLSILNEEEGWKPAITIKEILLGIQMLLDEVNPDSPAQADAYNLFKKDRAAYEKRIKQVVKDNPAP, from the exons ATGTCGCTCACAGTCGCTCGCTTGCAAGAAGAACGCAAGCAATGGCGTAAAGATCATCCTTTCGGATTTGTGGCGCGACCAGTCAAGAGCTCACAAGGTGCACTTGATCTCAAGAAGTGGGACTGTGCCATTCCGGGCAAAGACAAGACTATCTGGGAAGGTGGACTCTTCAAGTTAGAAGTGCAATTCCCTGATG AGTTCCCAACCAAGCCACCGAAGTGCAAGTTCGTCCCGCCGCTCTTCCACCCAAACGTCTACCCATCCGGCACTGTATGCCTCAGTATCTTGAATGAGGAGGAGGGATGGAAACCGGCCATCACGATCAAAGAGATTCTGCTTGGGATTCAGATGCTGCTGGATGAGGTAAACCCAGATTCGCCGGCGCAAGCGGACGCTTACAACCTGTTCAAGAAAGATCGAGCGGCCTACGAGAAGAGGATTAAGCAGGTCGTGAAGGACAACCCGGCACCATGA